The proteins below come from a single Triticum aestivum cultivar Chinese Spring chromosome 5D, IWGSC CS RefSeq v2.1, whole genome shotgun sequence genomic window:
- the LOC123121003 gene encoding dirigent protein 2 — protein MACFKLNPTSFALAAAVAVILAVAAPRPAAGASAHLHVYMHDVMGDSAMMVVRGPRGNFGNTVVMDDVLTEGTSASSAAVGRAQGQYIVASSKGGFELMVTMNVVLTSGTYAGSSVTVMGRDDTGVAVRELAVVGGTGQFRMAKGYVLWKTVRPDLLELDIYVNP, from the coding sequence ATGGCTTGCTTCAAGCTCAACCCCACGTCCTTCGCGCTCGCCGCAGCCGTCGCCGTCATCCTGGCGGTGGCGGCGCCGCGGCCGGCGGCCGGGGCGTCGGCGCACCTGCACGTGTACATGCACGACGTGATGGGCGACAGCGCGATGATGGTGGTGCGCGGCCCGCGGGGCAACTTCGGCAACACGGTGGTGATGGACGACGTGCTGACGGAGGGCACGTCGGCGTCGTCGGCCGCCGTGGGGCGCGCGCAGGGGCAGTACATCGTCGCCTCCTCCAAGGGAGGGTTCGAGCTGATGGTGACCATGAACGTGGTGCTCACGTCGGGGACCTACGCGGGGAGCTCGGTGACCGTGATGGGGCGCGACGACACCGGCGTGGCGGTGCGCGAGCTGGCCGTTGTCGGCGGCACAGGGCAGTTCCGGATGGCGAAAGGCTACGTGCTGTGGAAAACCGTCCGCCCCGACCTGCTGGAGCTCGACATCTACGTCAACCCATGA